One region of Collinsella aerofaciens ATCC 25986 genomic DNA includes:
- a CDS encoding CAP domain-containing protein yields MANYSPQHFEPRAKTVNVKGVANRAVATVLTAGLIAQPLMSPLAAIAAPSTGNGDSVQGGGSSVENTVTAGNQAVVKTAAQLAEESAKQLKDAQAAYDAAQKKADAAGQSQKQAQQQKNQASQAVTDNAAEQNEAEVAALQEKIDELKAAVEKTEQQQKKLGDLNDQLEQANKSVEDKTQALKDAKAKQDEAKKALDDAQAKLEAMGMDEYEAAKKAVEDAQAKLDDANKAVTTAQANLDQAKAAEASAQQEKQNTEAALTTAQAKKQETAAALAVATTARDNAQQKFNQAQAALDAAVSGTGVDLSALEAAKIAAAGELKTAQDALEAATTADATAQANLQAAQTTVTAAQEKANAANAAVASAQSAYDAANKEYKDAASKRDAAKTAYEQAQQTEADKKAEYDRLVEIRQQKSNEFDQARAEVTDAHNAYDAANAEVEKLNQQIADLKSNMTVDQNVINQGMFGFMNYIIGGSQFTATQKKNAQDAVSTLTGADDKAEWYDQYVDQDMSRDTNPLSLEQMRNALTYLDTQNNLRKANGQSALSVSLRMTVAAALNTSYSSNIWGHSGCYYDNGENLAGGGGAYTGGETEDTLGWPYTGLYTQEKEAFDKYVAQYGDELGSHRYDAYYISQNYNSIYQECGHYLNIIDAAAEAIGIATGSGKNTDSEVTIFDYSADDTQADFTVSEFKKLLNDYIDSAYNAGGTQEQKEQLKQLQNKLAEAQKNFGTAGTAYSNALDKQESARDDYTAADTNVNTAKGEYEKAKSGTAAAKTAYDAAKDALGGIDIESLKQNLDAAKAEAATAQAALDKANATLADSKTKAAEAAAHKAKVRSARDAAKAKSEQANEAYDNATASVKDLAAKRDAAQAGLANKQGSLDEAKKADDAAQAGVDKAQAADVQAATALLDAKQAVAAKAQALSDAQEKAEAAEGELATANKAFERFAGAQKAVDDAKAAYDAAVAGVADAQKQLEAANEAVVDANLDIFKAKAELANDEALKADLEAVDHKASLAAGTTGNEKLVKLNAAYARYKAAVDAAAGLKAALSDADAKLSDANDAYAAALAELGDAKDALAAAQAEYDKYHPKAEPQAKPQVAQAAAKAPVAKKKATSAALAQTGDDSALAGEVFVIGGITLVAAGVMLSDRRRKQM; encoded by the coding sequence ATGGCAAACTACAGTCCACAACACTTTGAGCCTCGGGCCAAGACTGTCAACGTCAAGGGCGTTGCTAACCGCGCCGTCGCAACCGTTTTGACGGCGGGCCTCATCGCTCAGCCGCTCATGTCGCCGCTGGCGGCAATCGCCGCACCGTCAACCGGTAACGGCGATTCTGTTCAGGGGGGGGGTAGTTCTGTAGAGAATACCGTTACCGCCGGTAACCAAGCGGTCGTAAAGACGGCTGCCCAGCTGGCCGAGGAGTCGGCAAAGCAGCTCAAGGACGCTCAGGCCGCCTACGATGCCGCCCAGAAGAAGGCCGACGCGGCGGGCCAGTCTCAAAAGCAGGCGCAGCAGCAAAAGAATCAGGCCTCGCAGGCCGTGACCGATAACGCCGCCGAGCAGAACGAGGCCGAGGTAGCCGCGCTTCAGGAGAAGATTGACGAGCTTAAAGCCGCCGTCGAAAAGACCGAGCAGCAGCAGAAGAAGCTGGGCGACCTGAACGATCAGCTCGAACAGGCCAACAAGAGTGTCGAGGATAAGACCCAGGCGCTCAAGGACGCCAAGGCAAAGCAGGATGAGGCCAAGAAGGCCCTCGATGATGCCCAGGCCAAGCTCGAGGCCATGGGTATGGACGAGTACGAGGCCGCCAAGAAGGCCGTCGAGGACGCGCAGGCAAAGCTCGATGACGCCAATAAGGCCGTTACTACTGCACAGGCCAATCTGGACCAGGCCAAGGCTGCCGAGGCTAGCGCCCAGCAGGAAAAGCAGAATACCGAGGCAGCTTTGACGACTGCCCAGGCCAAGAAGCAGGAGACTGCCGCTGCTCTCGCAGTCGCAACCACCGCGCGCGATAACGCCCAGCAGAAGTTCAACCAGGCGCAGGCCGCGCTCGATGCTGCCGTCTCGGGTACGGGTGTTGACCTGAGCGCGCTTGAGGCCGCCAAGATCGCTGCTGCTGGTGAGCTCAAGACCGCGCAGGACGCGCTCGAAGCCGCGACGACTGCAGACGCCACCGCACAGGCGAACCTGCAGGCTGCGCAGACTACCGTCACCGCCGCGCAGGAGAAGGCCAACGCCGCCAACGCTGCTGTGGCATCTGCCCAGTCTGCATACGATGCGGCAAACAAGGAGTACAAGGACGCGGCCAGTAAGCGTGACGCCGCGAAGACGGCATACGAGCAGGCCCAGCAGACCGAGGCCGACAAGAAGGCTGAGTACGACCGACTCGTCGAGATTCGTCAGCAGAAGAGCAACGAGTTCGATCAGGCTCGTGCTGAAGTAACCGACGCGCACAATGCATACGACGCCGCAAACGCCGAGGTCGAGAAGCTTAACCAGCAGATTGCCGACCTCAAGTCGAACATGACCGTAGACCAGAATGTCATCAACCAGGGTATGTTCGGCTTCATGAACTACATCATCGGCGGCAGCCAGTTCACAGCCACGCAGAAAAAGAACGCCCAGGATGCCGTATCGACGTTGACCGGTGCCGATGACAAGGCCGAATGGTATGACCAGTACGTCGATCAGGACATGTCTCGCGACACCAACCCGCTTTCCCTGGAGCAGATGCGCAACGCCCTGACATATCTCGACACCCAGAACAACCTTCGCAAGGCGAACGGCCAGTCGGCGCTCAGCGTCAGCCTCCGCATGACTGTGGCAGCTGCCCTTAATACATCGTATTCATCGAATATCTGGGGGCACTCTGGCTGCTACTATGATAACGGTGAAAATCTTGCAGGCGGCGGCGGTGCATATACCGGTGGAGAGACCGAGGACACCCTCGGTTGGCCCTATACCGGTCTCTACACCCAGGAAAAAGAGGCATTCGATAAGTACGTCGCGCAGTATGGCGACGAACTCGGCAGCCACCGATATGATGCCTATTATATCTCCCAGAACTACAACAGCATCTATCAAGAGTGTGGACATTATCTCAACATCATCGATGCCGCTGCGGAAGCCATCGGTATTGCAACCGGTAGCGGAAAGAATACCGATTCCGAGGTAACCATCTTCGATTACAGCGCTGATGATACCCAGGCCGATTTCACTGTCTCAGAGTTCAAGAAGCTCCTCAACGACTATATCGATTCCGCTTACAACGCAGGCGGCACGCAGGAGCAGAAGGAGCAGCTGAAGCAGCTACAGAATAAGCTGGCGGAGGCGCAGAAGAACTTCGGGACTGCCGGAACGGCTTATTCTAACGCATTGGATAAGCAAGAAAGCGCTCGCGACGACTATACCGCGGCCGACACGAACGTGAACACCGCCAAGGGCGAGTACGAGAAGGCTAAGTCCGGCACCGCCGCCGCGAAGACAGCATATGACGCCGCGAAGGACGCCCTCGGCGGAATCGACATCGAGTCCCTCAAGCAGAACCTCGATGCCGCCAAGGCCGAGGCCGCTACTGCCCAGGCGGCTCTCGATAAGGCAAACGCCACGCTTGCTGACAGCAAGACGAAGGCAGCCGAGGCCGCTGCTCACAAGGCGAAGGTTCGCAGCGCCCGCGATGCCGCCAAGGCAAAGTCCGAACAGGCCAATGAGGCGTATGACAACGCCACGGCTTCGGTCAAGGACCTTGCTGCCAAGCGCGATGCCGCCCAAGCGGGCCTTGCGAATAAGCAGGGCTCGCTTGACGAGGCAAAGAAGGCCGACGATGCCGCCCAGGCTGGTGTAGACAAGGCCCAGGCCGCAGATGTCCAGGCCGCGACTGCTCTTTTGGACGCCAAGCAGGCGGTTGCCGCCAAGGCGCAGGCCCTGTCCGACGCACAGGAGAAGGCCGAGGCCGCCGAGGGCGAGCTTGCCACCGCAAACAAGGCCTTCGAGCGCTTCGCCGGCGCCCAGAAGGCGGTCGACGACGCCAAGGCCGCCTATGACGCCGCCGTCGCCGGTGTCGCCGATGCCCAGAAGCAGCTCGAGGCCGCCAACGAAGCCGTCGTCGATGCGAACCTCGATATCTTCAAGGCCAAGGCAGAGCTTGCCAACGACGAGGCACTCAAGGCCGATCTTGAGGCTGTCGATCACAAGGCATCCCTTGCCGCGGGCACGACGGGCAACGAGAAGCTGGTCAAGCTGAACGCTGCCTACGCTCGCTATAAGGCTGCCGTCGATGCCGCCGCTGGTCTCAAGGCTGCTTTGAGCGATGCCGATGCCAAGCTGTCCGATGCCAACGACGCCTATGCCGCCGCGCTTGCCGAGCTTGGCGATGCCAAGGATGCCCTGGCTGCCGCGCAGGCCGAGTACGACAAGTATCATCCCAAGGCCGAGCCGCAGGCCAAGCCTCAGGTTGCGCAGGCTGCTGCAAAGGCTCCTGTCGCCAAGAAGAAGGCCACGTCGGCCGCGCTCGCCCAGACTGGCGATGACTCCGCTCTTGCGGGCGAGGTGTTCGTCATCGGCGGTATCACCCTCGTGGCCGCTGGTGTGATGCTGAGCGATCGTCGTCGCAAGCAGATGTAG
- a CDS encoding DUF389 domain-containing protein: MELDKQQIKRLRERHHRRHGIRPAHSEAMENATRFLKRAFNIREGRAPYHVIRKRFVNGARLTGSHLCILIIAMLIASIGLDIDSDIAIVGAMLICPLMGSVLAMAYGIATLDREITVEAIASLALQMAFCLVTSTLYFKLSPLGTATAAIVDNSTPTVWDLAVALAGGFAGGLGNSRDQEPATLIAGVAVATALMPPLCAAGYGIAIASGSLFLSALYEFGINVVFIALAAEAVLLLLRVPLKRDLNGDGIVTAEEDAEVDELSRKVRRRIIVGTVIFAIPCIVMTAGSIGSAQAGVQDGYGVTETTRELAAVLPGFKDYTVAVETSAAEGDEEGIVEREIVAHVTTSEALGTHDRHVARKLIDLNVPELDRVEFDVE, encoded by the coding sequence ATGGAACTCGACAAACAACAGATCAAGCGACTACGCGAACGCCATCACCGGCGCCACGGCATCCGCCCCGCCCATAGCGAGGCCATGGAGAACGCCACCCGCTTCCTAAAGCGCGCATTCAACATTCGCGAGGGTCGCGCGCCCTACCACGTAATCCGCAAGCGCTTTGTAAACGGGGCACGCCTGACCGGCTCTCACCTGTGCATCCTCATCATCGCCATGCTCATCGCAAGCATCGGCCTCGATATCGATTCGGACATCGCCATCGTGGGCGCCATGCTCATCTGCCCGCTTATGGGATCGGTCCTTGCCATGGCATACGGCATCGCCACGCTCGACCGCGAGATTACCGTCGAAGCCATCGCCAGCCTTGCGCTGCAGATGGCCTTTTGCCTGGTCACGTCCACGTTGTACTTTAAGCTCTCGCCCCTTGGCACCGCCACGGCCGCCATCGTCGACAACTCGACGCCCACCGTGTGGGACCTTGCCGTCGCGCTCGCGGGCGGCTTTGCGGGCGGCCTGGGCAACTCGCGCGACCAGGAACCCGCCACGCTCATCGCCGGCGTGGCCGTGGCAACCGCGCTCATGCCGCCCCTGTGCGCGGCGGGTTATGGCATTGCCATCGCGAGCGGGTCGCTGTTCCTCTCAGCCCTCTACGAGTTTGGCATCAACGTCGTCTTTATCGCGCTGGCGGCCGAAGCCGTATTGCTTCTTTTGCGTGTGCCGCTCAAGCGCGACCTCAACGGCGACGGCATTGTAACCGCTGAGGAAGACGCCGAGGTCGACGAGCTGTCGCGCAAGGTGCGCCGCCGCATCATTGTGGGCACGGTGATTTTTGCCATCCCCTGCATTGTTATGACGGCGGGTTCCATTGGCTCGGCGCAGGCCGGCGTGCAGGACGGCTACGGTGTCACCGAAACTACGCGCGAACTTGCCGCGGTGCTGCCGGGCTTTAAGGATTACACCGTCGCCGTCGAGACCTCGGCTGCCGAAGGGGACGAGGAGGGCATCGTCGAGCGTGAGATTGTCGCCCATGTGACAACGAGCGAGGCGCTCGGAACGCACGACCGCCACGTCGCCCGCAAGCTCATCGACCTCAACGTGCCCGAACTCGATCGCGTGGAGTTTGATGTGGAGTAA
- a CDS encoding deoxycytidylate deaminase, protein MSDDLHQTSSGKRLDVISWDEFFMSVAIAAQRRSKDPNTQVGACIANTNHRILSVGYNGTPSALNDDFFPWGTSDDPLQDKHNYVVHAEANAVLNYRGSLKDLEGSTVYVTLFPCHDCAKILAQVGVGEVVYLDNKYADTDDGRISRRILDSCGISYRQVIVDVQIGTGGQARQ, encoded by the coding sequence ATGTCGGACGATCTTCATCAAACTTCGTCAGGCAAGCGCCTGGACGTCATTAGCTGGGACGAGTTCTTTATGAGCGTGGCCATCGCCGCACAGCGCCGCAGCAAGGACCCCAACACGCAGGTGGGTGCGTGCATCGCCAACACCAACCACCGCATCCTTTCGGTGGGCTACAACGGTACACCCTCGGCGCTCAACGACGACTTTTTTCCGTGGGGTACGAGCGACGACCCGCTGCAGGACAAGCACAACTACGTGGTCCATGCCGAGGCCAACGCCGTGCTCAACTACCGTGGCTCGCTCAAGGACCTCGAGGGTTCCACGGTCTACGTCACGCTGTTCCCGTGCCACGACTGCGCCAAGATTTTGGCTCAGGTGGGCGTGGGCGAGGTCGTCTACCTGGACAACAAGTACGCCGACACCGATGACGGCCGTATCAGCCGCCGCATTCTCGACTCTTGCGGCATCAGCTACCGCCAGGTTATCGTCGATGTCCAGATTGGTACCGGGGGACAGGCTCGACAGTAA
- a CDS encoding OPT/YSL family transporter encodes MSNPSNRASMRGQLTLRGVVIGVLGCVIITASSAYTALKMGALPWPIVFAAVISLFFLKLMGNASLNEANVTHTIMSAGAMVAGGLAFTIPGAWMLGYADQISWLDMFIVALAGTILGLLATALIHRHFIVDAALEFPTGNAAAQTLRATEAGGKTGKQLFGSMAIAGIYSVLRDALGVVPSMLCTLNIPGVTFAIYNSPMLLSVGFLVGFAPVAFWFAGALLGNFGIIVGGTAAGLFDVMTAQGIVKSLGMGLMMGFGVAVVLKDILPQVAGIVRGLAADSSTDTDEQSLISGSLKLDAGIIGLGAAAIAVVIAIVLDLGPVPAVIVTLFTFVTTIMSAQSCGQTGIDPMEIFGLIVMLIVAAFAQIAQVKLFFIAGIVAVACGLAGDVMNDFKAGAVLGTNPRAQWIGQAIGGIVGALVAAAVMVALVTAYGPDAFGPDKSFVAAQASVVATMVSGIPSVPWFVGGFIAGIVMYWLGIPAMMIGLGVYLPFYMSLTAFLGSCVKLAYDKWSAHRDATAGLSDEERAAKDAAFQEQGLVVASGLLGGESIVGVILAFVSVGLSLLG; translated from the coding sequence ATGAGCAATCCCTCGAACCGCGCCTCGATGCGCGGGCAACTCACGCTGCGTGGCGTCGTCATCGGCGTCCTTGGCTGCGTGATAATCACGGCAAGCTCGGCCTACACCGCCCTCAAGATGGGCGCACTCCCCTGGCCGATCGTCTTCGCTGCCGTCATCTCGCTGTTCTTCCTTAAGCTCATGGGCAACGCCAGTCTCAACGAGGCAAACGTCACCCACACCATCATGTCCGCAGGCGCCATGGTCGCCGGCGGTCTGGCGTTTACCATCCCGGGCGCCTGGATGCTGGGCTATGCCGACCAGATCAGCTGGCTCGACATGTTTATCGTGGCACTCGCCGGCACCATCTTGGGCCTTCTGGCGACAGCGCTCATCCACCGTCACTTTATCGTGGACGCCGCACTTGAGTTCCCCACCGGCAACGCCGCGGCTCAGACCCTGCGTGCGACCGAGGCCGGCGGCAAGACCGGCAAGCAGCTCTTTGGCTCCATGGCCATCGCCGGCATCTACAGCGTGCTGCGCGACGCCCTGGGCGTGGTGCCCAGCATGCTGTGCACGCTCAATATCCCCGGCGTGACCTTTGCCATCTACAACTCGCCCATGTTGCTCTCCGTCGGCTTCCTCGTGGGCTTCGCCCCCGTCGCGTTCTGGTTTGCCGGCGCGCTGCTGGGCAATTTTGGCATCATCGTCGGCGGCACCGCTGCCGGCCTGTTTGACGTTATGACGGCACAGGGCATTGTTAAGTCCCTGGGCATGGGCCTCATGATGGGCTTTGGCGTCGCCGTCGTCCTCAAGGACATCCTGCCGCAGGTCGCCGGTATCGTCCGCGGTCTTGCCGCCGACAGCTCCACCGACACCGACGAGCAGTCGCTCATCTCGGGCTCCCTTAAGCTCGACGCCGGCATCATCGGCCTAGGCGCTGCCGCCATCGCCGTGGTCATCGCCATCGTGCTTGACCTTGGCCCCGTTCCGGCCGTCATCGTCACGCTGTTCACCTTTGTCACCACCATCATGAGCGCACAGAGCTGCGGCCAGACGGGCATCGACCCCATGGAAATCTTTGGCCTCATCGTTATGCTCATCGTGGCTGCCTTTGCACAGATCGCTCAGGTCAAGCTGTTCTTTATCGCCGGCATCGTAGCCGTGGCGTGCGGCCTTGCGGGCGACGTCATGAACGACTTTAAGGCCGGCGCCGTGCTGGGCACCAACCCGCGTGCGCAGTGGATCGGCCAGGCCATCGGCGGCATCGTGGGCGCCCTGGTCGCCGCAGCCGTCATGGTCGCGCTCGTCACCGCCTATGGCCCGGACGCCTTTGGCCCCGACAAGAGCTTTGTTGCCGCGCAGGCAAGCGTCGTCGCCACCATGGTCTCGGGCATCCCGAGCGTGCCGTGGTTCGTTGGCGGCTTTATCGCCGGTATCGTCATGTACTGGCTCGGCATTCCGGCCATGATGATCGGCCTGGGCGTGTACCTGCCGTTCTACATGTCGCTCACGGCATTCCTGGGCTCCTGCGTCAAGCTCGCCTACGACAAGTGGTCCGCCCACCGCGACGCCACCGCTGGTCTTTCTGACGAGGAGAGGGCTGCCAAGGACGCCGCCTTCCAGGAACAGGGTCTGGTTGTCGCCAGCGGCCTGCTCGGCGGCGAGTCCATCGTCGGCGTTATCCTGGCGTTTGTCTCCGTGGGCTTAAGCCTGCTGGGCTAA
- a CDS encoding type III pantothenate kinase → MLNGCAYILTVDVGNTFIRFGLFAEDSAAAQECPLATCEITTPSSITADEARMRLARVMAALAADAGMPGALVPAAAVLSCVVPALERPWKTALSRTCTGRVLTVGPGLKTGMPVHYDDPAEIGPDRIADAVAARAVYGSPCIVIDLGTTTNIEVIDARGTFVGGVIAPGLALGARSLSAAAARLPQVEPSAPTHVIGRNTREAMRSGVVLGEVARIDGMLDMVLAEMRATKAAGEGSVPIIITGDDAEALAALVGHSLTVDDALTLRGLAELYRINQKPRRV, encoded by the coding sequence ATGCTTAATGGGTGCGCATATATATTGACGGTCGACGTGGGTAACACGTTCATTCGCTTTGGTCTGTTTGCCGAGGATTCGGCCGCGGCGCAGGAATGCCCGCTTGCGACGTGCGAGATCACGACGCCGTCGAGCATTACGGCCGACGAAGCGCGCATGAGGCTCGCACGGGTCATGGCCGCACTGGCGGCCGATGCGGGCATGCCCGGCGCGCTCGTTCCCGCGGCCGCAGTGCTGAGCTGCGTGGTGCCGGCGCTCGAGCGCCCGTGGAAGACGGCGCTTTCCCGCACCTGCACAGGACGCGTGCTCACCGTGGGGCCGGGCCTCAAGACCGGCATGCCCGTACACTACGACGATCCGGCCGAGATCGGCCCCGACCGCATCGCCGACGCTGTGGCGGCACGCGCCGTCTACGGCTCGCCGTGCATCGTGATTGACCTGGGCACGACGACCAATATCGAGGTCATCGACGCGCGCGGTACCTTTGTGGGCGGCGTCATCGCGCCGGGTCTGGCGCTTGGCGCCCGTTCGCTTTCGGCGGCCGCGGCGCGTTTGCCTCAGGTCGAGCCCTCGGCGCCCACGCATGTGATCGGCCGCAACACGCGCGAGGCTATGCGCTCGGGCGTGGTCTTGGGCGAGGTGGCCCGCATCGACGGCATGCTCGATATGGTGCTTGCCGAGATGCGCGCGACCAAGGCGGCGGGCGAGGGCAGCGTGCCCATCATCATCACCGGCGATGATGCCGAGGCGCTCGCGGCGTTGGTCGGCCATAGCCTGACGGTCGACGACGCGCTGACGCTGCGGGGTCTCGCCGAGCTCTACCGCATCAACCAAAAGCCCCGCCGCGTGTAA